Proteins encoded together in one Rhizobacter sp. J219 window:
- the recQ gene encoding DNA helicase RecQ has protein sequence MSSTASSSAPPTQPLRILQEVFGYPAFRGQQQAIIEHVVTDGDALVLMPTGGGKSLCYQVPAIARHRAGRGVTVVVSPLIALMHDQVGALEEAGVHAAFLNSTLTLDDTQKIEREMMSGRLVLLYAAPERVTTPRFQAQLDSLHARGLLSLFAIDEAHCVSQWGHDFREDYLQLSLLHERYPDVPRIALTATADDLTRADIIERLSLHDARVFISSFDRPNIRYQIVEKDNARAQLLRFIQDEHEGEAGVVYCQSRKKVEETAEWLKAEGIHALPYHAGLDTDVRSRHQNRFLREEGVVMVATIAFGMGIDKPDVRFVAHLDLPKNIESYYQETGRAGRDGLPADAWMTYGLADVVNQRRMIDDSPAGEEFKRNQIGKLDALLALAEAHDCRRVRLLHYFGEESQPCGNCDNCLLPPATWDATEAARKALSCIYRFHQQGGQRFGAVHLMDVLRGKPTDKVQQYRHQELSTFGIGADVSEAQWRAVLRQLIALGHLRTEGEYNTLELTPSARAVLRGEVTLLLRQPSEAPKRGKGMKAPRAGKDKPPPVPLDAQGTERFSALKAWRAEVAKEHGLPAYVIFHDATLAEMARSQPSSLDDLSQISSVGAKKLEAYGREILRVLDTA, from the coding sequence ATGTCGTCCACCGCCTCCTCTTCCGCCCCGCCGACACAGCCTCTGCGCATCCTGCAAGAGGTGTTCGGCTACCCCGCCTTCCGCGGCCAGCAGCAGGCCATCATCGAGCACGTGGTGACCGATGGCGACGCACTGGTGCTGATGCCCACCGGCGGCGGCAAGAGCCTGTGCTACCAGGTGCCGGCGATCGCGCGGCATCGCGCAGGCCGCGGTGTCACCGTCGTCGTGAGCCCGCTGATCGCGCTGATGCACGACCAGGTGGGCGCGCTCGAAGAGGCCGGCGTGCATGCGGCGTTTCTGAACTCCACGCTCACGCTCGACGACACGCAGAAGATCGAGCGCGAGATGATGAGCGGCCGCCTGGTGCTGCTCTATGCCGCGCCCGAGCGCGTGACCACGCCGCGCTTCCAGGCACAGCTCGATTCGCTGCACGCGCGGGGCCTCTTGAGCCTCTTCGCCATCGACGAAGCGCATTGCGTGAGCCAATGGGGCCACGACTTCCGCGAAGACTATCTCCAGCTGAGCCTGCTGCACGAGCGCTACCCCGACGTGCCGCGCATCGCGCTCACCGCAACCGCCGACGACCTCACGCGTGCCGACATCATCGAGCGCCTCTCGCTCCACGACGCGCGTGTCTTCATCAGCAGCTTCGACCGCCCCAACATCCGCTACCAGATCGTCGAGAAGGACAACGCACGCGCCCAGCTGCTGCGCTTCATTCAAGACGAGCACGAAGGCGAAGCCGGGGTCGTGTACTGCCAGTCGCGCAAGAAGGTGGAAGAGACCGCCGAGTGGCTGAAGGCCGAAGGCATCCACGCGCTGCCCTACCACGCCGGGCTCGACACCGATGTGCGCAGCCGCCACCAGAACCGGTTCCTGCGCGAAGAGGGCGTGGTGATGGTCGCCACCATCGCCTTCGGCATGGGCATCGACAAACCCGATGTGCGCTTCGTGGCCCACCTCGACCTGCCGAAGAACATCGAGAGCTACTACCAGGAGACCGGCCGCGCCGGCCGCGACGGGCTGCCGGCCGACGCTTGGATGACCTACGGCCTCGCCGACGTGGTGAACCAGCGCCGCATGATCGACGACAGCCCGGCCGGCGAAGAGTTCAAGCGCAACCAGATCGGCAAGCTCGATGCACTGCTCGCCTTGGCCGAAGCGCACGACTGCCGGCGTGTGCGCCTCCTGCACTACTTCGGCGAAGAAAGCCAGCCCTGCGGCAACTGCGACAACTGCCTGCTCCCGCCCGCCACCTGGGACGCGACCGAAGCCGCGCGCAAGGCGCTCTCGTGCATCTACCGTTTCCACCAGCAGGGTGGCCAGCGCTTCGGGGCCGTGCACCTGATGGACGTGCTGCGCGGCAAGCCGACCGACAAGGTGCAGCAGTACCGGCACCAGGAGCTCTCGACCTTCGGCATCGGCGCCGACGTGAGCGAAGCGCAGTGGCGCGCCGTGCTGCGCCAGCTGATCGCCCTCGGCCACCTGCGCACCGAAGGCGAATACAACACGCTCGAACTCACGCCGAGCGCCCGCGCCGTGCTGCGGGGCGAGGTGACGCTGCTGCTGCGCCAGCCGAGCGAGGCGCCCAAGCGCGGCAAGGGCATGAAGGCCCCCCGCGCCGGCAAGGACAAGCCGCCGCCGGTGCCGCTGGACGCACAGGGCACCGAGCGGTTCTCGGCCCTCAAGGCCTGGCGGGCCGAAGTGGCCAAGGAGCACGGCCTGCCGGCCTACGTGATCTTCCACGACGCGACGCTCGCCGAGATGGCACGCTCGCAGCCCTCGTCGCTCGACGACCTGTCGCAGATCAGTAGTGTCGGCGCGAAGAAGCTCGAGGCCTACGGCCGCGAGATCCTGCGGGTGCTGGACACCGCCTGA